Proteins from one Leptospira wolffii serovar Khorat str. Khorat-H2 genomic window:
- a CDS encoding sigma-54-dependent Fis family transcriptional regulator: MESISPENRIVQESRSRSKDFGLDSESPIVRDIMSSSVLHHTRSENFLLLRYAVPVLERIFPRLSPYGYVAILSDQKGNILHSIGDPEFLKKTERVCLKPGANWGEGIRGTNAIGTSLAIDAPVRIHGSNHFMEKNSFLSCAASPIHSPEGKLLGILDITGHYKDEIPHSLSLACLAAESVETRLLLDRSRQEKLEILKELDAISSAETRSIVSLDESRRVVYLNRKAKQLLGEGTLGKDWTEVIESPDFPGNPRFHTIYTGRKRVWGFLDKQKPISKETRYTFGDLYCNCPKIQNLIGLAKRAAEHHFPILLLGESGTGKEVYAQSIHNHSSRAGKPFIAVNCSSIPDSLIESELFGYEKGAFTGASKEGGIGKFQAADGGTIFLDEIGDMNPRAQSSLLRVLQEGSVNPVGSYKSHKVDVRVIAATHRNLWKEVQSGKFRKDLYFRLKGIVLYMIPLRERTDIIGLSKDILKKIGSEDRVFSKESLKKILNYTWPGNIRELQSVLQQAVFLSSDKKEIEAESLVWEEDSLEIPSIYALESDGPEDMESASATKSWEKKAILEALEKENYIISKAAKNLGMGRNTLYRKLRKYSIELPKFGLKDV; this comes from the coding sequence ATGGAATCCATTTCTCCGGAGAATCGAATCGTACAAGAATCCAGATCGAGGTCCAAGGATTTCGGACTCGATTCCGAATCCCCTATCGTACGGGATATTATGAGTTCTTCGGTTCTCCACCACACTCGTAGCGAAAATTTTCTTTTGCTTCGGTATGCCGTTCCGGTATTGGAGAGAATTTTTCCCAGACTTTCTCCCTACGGATATGTTGCCATTCTCTCGGACCAAAAAGGAAATATTCTACACAGCATAGGAGATCCGGAGTTCCTAAAGAAAACGGAACGAGTCTGCCTGAAACCGGGAGCCAATTGGGGAGAAGGAATCAGGGGCACGAATGCAATTGGAACCTCTCTCGCGATAGACGCTCCCGTCAGAATCCACGGAAGCAATCATTTCATGGAAAAGAATTCCTTTCTATCCTGTGCCGCAAGTCCCATCCATTCTCCTGAAGGCAAATTATTAGGAATTCTTGATATTACCGGACACTATAAGGACGAAATCCCGCATTCTCTTTCTTTGGCTTGCCTCGCGGCGGAATCGGTGGAGACAAGGCTTCTCCTGGATAGATCCCGCCAGGAAAAACTGGAGATCCTAAAAGAACTGGATGCGATATCCTCCGCCGAGACAAGAAGCATCGTCTCCTTAGACGAGTCTCGAAGAGTCGTATATCTAAATCGAAAGGCAAAACAACTCTTGGGAGAAGGGACGCTCGGAAAAGATTGGACGGAAGTTATCGAGTCTCCCGATTTTCCCGGAAATCCGAGATTCCATACGATCTATACCGGCAGAAAGAGAGTCTGGGGATTTTTAGATAAGCAAAAACCGATCTCTAAAGAAACCAGATACACGTTCGGGGATCTATACTGCAATTGTCCCAAAATCCAAAACCTGATCGGTCTTGCGAAAAGAGCGGCCGAGCACCATTTTCCGATTCTGCTATTGGGAGAATCCGGAACCGGAAAAGAAGTCTACGCGCAATCCATTCACAATCATAGCTCCAGAGCCGGAAAACCTTTCATAGCGGTTAATTGCAGTTCCATACCCGATTCATTGATAGAAAGCGAATTATTTGGCTATGAAAAAGGAGCCTTTACCGGAGCGAGTAAAGAAGGAGGGATCGGAAAATTCCAGGCGGCGGACGGAGGAACCATCTTCTTGGATGAGATTGGGGATATGAATCCTAGAGCCCAATCTTCCCTACTTCGAGTATTGCAGGAAGGAAGCGTAAATCCGGTGGGTAGTTACAAATCTCATAAGGTGGATGTGAGAGTGATCGCCGCGACTCATAGGAATCTCTGGAAGGAAGTGCAATCCGGAAAATTCAGAAAGGATCTGTATTTTCGACTAAAAGGAATCGTTCTCTACATGATTCCGCTTCGAGAAAGAACCGATATCATAGGATTATCCAAGGACATTCTAAAGAAAATCGGATCCGAGGACCGAGTATTTTCCAAAGAATCTCTCAAAAAAATTCTAAACTACACATGGCCGGGGAATATTAGAGAATTGCAAAGCGTTTTGCAACAGGCAGTCTTCTTATCTTCGGATAAAAAGGAAATAGAAGCCGAGTCGCTTGTCTGGGAAGAAGACTCCCTGGAAATCCCTTCGATTTACGCCTTGGAAAGCGATGGTCCGGAAGATATGGAATCCGCTTCCGCAACAAAATCCTGGGAGAAAAAAGCGATTCTGGAAGCCCTGGAAAAAGAAAATTACATAATCAGCAAGGCCGCAAAGAATTTGGGGATGGGAAGAAACACCTTATATAGAAAACTGAGAAAATATTCGATCGAACTTCCGAAATTCGGGTTAAAGGACGTTTAG
- a CDS encoding Hsp20/alpha crystallin family protein, with protein sequence MRKHDLFSQVFGLQHRIHNLFDPIWEGGHSYPALNVYADSDHITVTAEIPGLAPEDLEITVAHNILTIAGEWKDSKTEHPRRQERARGNFKRQLELPVAVDSEKVQAKVQDGVLTLRLPVQESEKPRKIRIEAKA encoded by the coding sequence ATGAGAAAGCACGACTTATTCAGCCAAGTTTTCGGACTACAACACCGGATTCATAATCTCTTCGATCCGATTTGGGAGGGGGGACATTCGTATCCGGCCCTAAACGTATATGCCGACTCGGATCATATCACGGTTACTGCCGAGATCCCTGGACTAGCTCCCGAGGACCTGGAAATTACGGTCGCCCATAACATTCTTACCATCGCGGGAGAATGGAAGGATTCCAAAACCGAACATCCTAGACGACAAGAAAGAGCTAGAGGAAATTTCAAAAGACAGTTGGAACTCCCCGTGGCGGTGGATTCCGAAAAAGTGCAAGCCAAGGTCCAAGATGGAGTACTAACACTCCGCTTGCCCGTGCAAGAGAGCGAGAAGCCTAGAAAGATCCGAATCGAAGCCAAGGCCTAA
- a CDS encoding SLC13 family permease: MSFKRIRLPVALLLSSIPLLLSFFGYLPPPVGGMFFIFFLAAGFWIFEIIPGHATSILIILAEILLFSNPGKWEILRPYHPGPGKNPVPGIFLSSLADSAVILFLGSFALAKACVKVGVDRWLANRVLPYFGTKPQFVLLGLMCITATISLWMSNTATASLMIALVFPLLSALDSEEKFRKAVLIGIPFAANLGGIGTPIGSPPNVIAFANLKNQGYGEFLSFGTWMLVAVPLLLLLLAAAWFWLLKAFPASEGLSISLHYGSAEDSVSKKKLRFVLFGFFFTVLLWLSESWHGIPAGVVALVPLLLFTSLGILGSEDLRSLEWDVLILVAGGIALGTGIEKSGAGIWFGEIIGSNTGPGESVWVLGIFFSIGLFLSTFLSNTATANLLVPLALPVAALLQPGNSSYAIQLVLGSALGASLAMSLPVSTPPNAVAYAVGGFEIRDMAKVGVKIGILGLILVLLGFLLFS, encoded by the coding sequence ATGAGTTTTAAAAGAATCCGCCTTCCCGTTGCCTTGCTTCTTTCCTCCATTCCTCTTTTGCTTTCCTTTTTCGGATATTTGCCCCCTCCTGTGGGAGGGATGTTTTTCATCTTCTTTTTAGCCGCAGGCTTTTGGATCTTCGAAATCATTCCCGGGCATGCAACCTCCATTCTCATCATTCTTGCAGAGATACTCCTTTTTTCGAATCCGGGCAAATGGGAGATTCTTCGACCTTATCACCCAGGACCCGGAAAGAATCCTGTTCCCGGAATCTTTCTTTCTTCCTTAGCGGATTCGGCGGTCATTCTATTCTTAGGAAGTTTTGCTTTGGCAAAGGCTTGCGTGAAAGTAGGAGTGGATCGCTGGTTGGCAAACCGGGTACTTCCTTATTTCGGAACCAAGCCCCAGTTCGTTCTATTAGGTCTCATGTGCATTACGGCGACCATTTCTCTCTGGATGAGCAATACTGCCACCGCCTCCCTCATGATCGCGCTGGTATTTCCTCTCTTATCCGCTCTGGACTCGGAGGAAAAATTTCGCAAGGCCGTATTGATAGGAATTCCTTTCGCTGCCAATTTGGGAGGAATCGGAACTCCCATAGGTTCTCCTCCAAACGTAATCGCTTTCGCCAATTTAAAGAACCAGGGATATGGAGAATTTCTTTCTTTCGGAACCTGGATGCTTGTAGCCGTTCCGTTATTGCTGTTACTTCTTGCGGCTGCTTGGTTTTGGCTACTGAAGGCCTTTCCCGCTTCCGAGGGTTTGAGTATATCGCTACATTACGGTTCCGCAGAAGATTCCGTTTCTAAGAAGAAGCTGAGATTCGTTTTGTTCGGATTCTTTTTCACGGTTCTTCTTTGGTTGAGCGAATCCTGGCATGGAATTCCGGCGGGAGTTGTAGCTCTAGTTCCTCTATTATTATTCACTTCTTTGGGGATCTTGGGATCCGAAGATTTGAGATCATTAGAATGGGACGTTTTGATTTTAGTCGCGGGCGGAATCGCTTTAGGGACCGGAATCGAAAAAAGCGGGGCGGGAATCTGGTTCGGAGAAATCATCGGGTCCAATACGGGTCCCGGAGAAAGCGTTTGGGTGTTAGGGATCTTTTTCTCTATCGGTCTTTTTCTTTCTACCTTCCTTTCTAATACGGCCACTGCGAATTTGCTTGTTCCTTTGGCATTACCGGTTGCCGCTCTTTTGCAACCCGGGAACTCTTCCTATGCGATACAATTGGTTTTAGGTTCCGCCTTGGGAGCTTCTCTCGCTATGTCCTTACCGGTTTCCACTCCTCCGAATGCAGTCGCCTATGCAGTGGGGGGATTCGAGATCCGAGATATGGCAAAGGTGGGAGTGAAGATCGGAATTCTCGGGCTCATCTTGGTTCTTTTGGGTTTCCTTCTCTTTAGTTGA
- a CDS encoding Hsp20/alpha crystallin family protein: protein MSTTELLNKETNTETTKENRTSKPLYTPATDLYSNEEEHVLRIDLPGVKESDLEISLEKNELRISAKTTVPEVQGELRYSEYRAGDYRRNFVLSESVEEDGISAVLKNGVLELKLPRKKPQTKKIEVKSA, encoded by the coding sequence ATGAGCACAACAGAATTATTGAATAAAGAGACGAATACGGAAACCACTAAGGAGAATAGGACTTCCAAACCTCTCTATACTCCGGCAACTGATTTATATTCGAACGAAGAAGAACATGTACTACGCATCGATCTTCCGGGAGTCAAAGAATCCGATCTGGAAATCTCCCTAGAGAAGAACGAACTGAGGATATCCGCTAAGACCACAGTTCCGGAAGTGCAAGGAGAACTCAGGTATTCCGAATACAGAGCCGGTGATTACAGAAGGAACTTCGTATTGTCCGAATCCGTGGAAGAGGATGGAATCTCGGCGGTATTGAAAAACGGAGTATTGGAGCTGAAGCTCCCTCGCAAAAAACCCCAGACCAAAAAAATCGAAGTGAAATCCGCTTAA
- the purU gene encoding formyltetrahydrofolate deformylase gives MESEETKNPTKILLIRCKDEPGLIHRITGFLAKIGANILSNQEFVEPLEKVFFMRTEYSCPRGESDENLFIELRKVLPADAELRLSRPERARVVVLATKEPHCLGDILLRWRYGELPMELSGVISNHEVLGDLVRDFGIPFYCIPSEGMDREEHESLLNEKIAELKPDWIVLAKYMRILTPEFVRKWENRILNIHHSFLPAFVGAKPYEQAYKRGVKIIGGTAHMVTESLDEGPILVQDVSHVDHSYSPERLVLYGRDLEKVVLAKALRLLLESRVMVFQNRTVIFE, from the coding sequence TTGGAATCGGAAGAAACGAAAAATCCTACGAAAATTCTACTCATTCGGTGTAAGGACGAACCCGGCCTCATTCATCGAATTACTGGGTTCTTGGCCAAAATCGGAGCTAATATCTTGAGTAATCAGGAATTCGTAGAACCTCTGGAGAAGGTATTCTTCATGAGAACCGAGTATTCCTGTCCCAGGGGAGAATCGGATGAGAATCTTTTTATCGAACTACGAAAGGTACTTCCTGCCGATGCCGAGCTCAGACTCTCCCGTCCGGAAAGGGCGAGAGTCGTAGTACTTGCCACCAAAGAGCCCCATTGTTTGGGAGATATTCTTCTGCGCTGGAGATATGGAGAACTCCCTATGGAGCTTTCCGGAGTGATTTCCAATCACGAGGTATTAGGAGACCTCGTCCGAGATTTCGGGATTCCATTTTACTGCATTCCAAGCGAAGGCATGGATCGGGAGGAACACGAGTCTCTCTTGAACGAAAAGATTGCGGAACTGAAACCGGATTGGATCGTTCTTGCTAAATACATGCGTATCCTTACTCCGGAATTCGTCCGGAAATGGGAGAATCGGATCCTGAATATCCATCATTCTTTTTTGCCCGCTTTCGTAGGAGCAAAGCCGTACGAGCAGGCTTACAAAAGGGGAGTGAAGATCATCGGTGGCACGGCTCATATGGTCACCGAAAGTTTGGACGAAGGACCCATTCTAGTCCAGGACGTGAGCCATGTGGATCATAGTTATTCTCCGGAACGTTTGGTTTTGTACGGTAGAGACTTGGAAAAAGTGGTTTTGGCCAAGGCTTTACGCCTTCTTTTGGAATCCAGAGTCATGGTATTCCAAAATCGTACGGTGATATTTGAATGA
- a CDS encoding CapA family protein, protein MRFFRSSPISFQIVALLLFLNGLGFSCAGISEKKPDSSQNMGSALVGKIESQIDKLLGKEEDPEIVKILFGGDVMFNWGIRDTIKSKGELAPVKGLQELFLEADLRVLNLETPVISEKAWDQGKAYVFQAKESDLESMSFLGVDLVSLGNNHAMDHGPEGLEETLRFLSQRNISHIGAGKNLEAAFRPWTWDGKNTSLRVYSATNVAEGRSHYASLKPGVMPLDLDLLGKRFQSENAILNSTKNGKKSSKKSPAFFKESPFKILSLHWGVEYSPFPTPEQRKTAKSLSDHGMKVIIGHHPHIPQGIERIGNTLVFYSLGNLIFGSRNAYLNHNIIVILHIKRGNLLKAELVPIFGKFQNEDHLVRPLKGEEAKNFLHEIAVLSQDLGTKIRIEGERGWIDLD, encoded by the coding sequence ATGAGGTTTTTTCGAAGCTCGCCGATTTCATTCCAAATAGTTGCTCTATTATTATTCTTAAATGGCCTTGGATTTAGCTGTGCGGGCATATCGGAAAAAAAACCGGATTCTTCTCAGAATATGGGATCCGCACTCGTCGGAAAAATCGAATCCCAAATCGATAAACTCTTAGGTAAAGAAGAAGATCCTGAAATCGTTAAGATTCTATTCGGCGGGGATGTGATGTTTAATTGGGGCATCCGAGATACGATCAAATCCAAGGGCGAGCTAGCTCCCGTAAAGGGACTGCAAGAGCTTTTCCTGGAAGCGGATTTAAGAGTATTGAATTTAGAGACTCCAGTAATTTCCGAGAAGGCTTGGGACCAAGGCAAGGCTTACGTTTTTCAAGCCAAGGAATCCGATTTGGAATCCATGTCTTTCCTGGGGGTGGATCTCGTTTCCTTGGGAAATAACCATGCAATGGATCATGGACCGGAGGGATTAGAGGAGACTTTGCGTTTCCTTTCCCAAAGAAATATTTCCCATATAGGCGCGGGCAAGAATTTGGAAGCTGCGTTTCGTCCTTGGACCTGGGATGGAAAGAATACTTCCCTAAGAGTCTATTCTGCGACCAATGTCGCCGAGGGAAGATCCCATTATGCAAGTCTCAAGCCTGGAGTCATGCCCTTGGATCTGGACTTACTCGGGAAACGATTTCAATCCGAGAATGCGATTTTAAATTCTACCAAGAACGGAAAAAAGTCTTCGAAAAAGTCTCCCGCTTTTTTTAAAGAAAGCCCTTTCAAAATTCTTTCATTGCATTGGGGTGTGGAATATTCTCCTTTTCCTACCCCGGAACAAAGAAAGACCGCTAAGAGCCTGTCCGATCACGGGATGAAGGTGATTATAGGCCACCATCCGCATATTCCCCAAGGAATCGAAAGAATCGGAAACACTCTCGTGTTTTATTCTCTTGGAAATCTGATTTTCGGAAGTAGAAACGCTTACTTGAATCATAACATAATCGTTATCTTACATATCAAGCGAGGCAATCTTCTAAAAGCGGAACTTGTTCCTATCTTCGGAAAATTCCAAAACGAAGATCATTTAGTACGTCCTTTGAAGGGGGAGGAAGCTAAGAACTTTTTACATGAGATAGCGGTTTTGTCCCAGGATTTAGGTACTAAGATCCGTATAGAAGGGGAAAGGGGCTGGATCGATCTGGACTAA